DNA from Rosa rugosa chromosome 6, drRosRugo1.1, whole genome shotgun sequence:
TGCTCTTGTGCAGGTTGTGTGTGTTATGTGGTTTGTGATATGATCTTGTGTGCATCATGTATTCTtacaaatggtatcagagcttaggaatttcataaaacacatatcatgcgtttttgtttgttttagaAAAAACATACTGTGAAAATTATtttctggaaaataaaatatattttctatGTGTGATAAAGCAGGCCTTAAGTGTAGTTAACCCGGTTTTAGTACTAATCCAATTCATTAAGTAAATAGGCCCAAACCCGAGTCCATAATTAATATATTAGTTAAAGAATATTACCGTTAGAATATAATGGTCACTTTTTCTTTAGGGATCGGATTGAGATAGGGCTCACTGAGATTGAATTCTCAGTTTTGGGGATTCAAGACCCCGTTTAGAATTTTTTGGatcttcagaaaaaaaaaaaaaagggttaaaaTTGCTGCTTGTAtcttgtttttcaattttgcttCCGCTAAACGATTGTTGCAGCGCTGTAGCAGAGGCCAAGGTATGTTTTCTGAGAAATCAGAACTTGCGTTTCAATTTCTGCATtatggaaagggttgtcatatGGATTACTGTTTAgcatatggaaagggttgtcatatTGCATATAAATATCATGTGTGGAATGTGGATTAAATCTGCGATTGTTGATAAATGTATGGATGTGATGTTTCTGATGCACAAATATGTCTATGCTTGATATCCTTGATAATCTTGTCTTCAGTTGAATATGATTTTGAAACTAACAAGAATTCAGTACAAATCTCCCaatatgtaatttttggaaTCTTGTTATGTTCTCGTATATGCAGAATATAGTTAATAAACTGTGAAAAATTAGGCAAAACACATTATTAACTTTTGATTTGTGAATTTCTGGTTACAGTTTGATCATGTTGCACAAAGCAATCCATCATTTTTCAGAGAAATTCTTAAAGATTAAACAAATTAACACTTGTGTTGCTATTTTTTAAAATTACACTTATATTTTGTTCTTCCAAAGAAGATGTTCACTGTGTAATCTTGATTATGGTACAGCATCATGTATAAACACAAATACCTATATTGATTTTTTGAAACTTTTCTTATCTAAAGGTATGACTGTTTCAACTAATAACTGGTATATGTAGGATATAGCATGATGATTTAGAACCTTAAGAATGTTAAGTTTTATGCCACAAAGGCATTACTTGATATTACTGCAGTTTATGGGGTTATTGTTTGTGATTGTGTTTCTGTGATGTTTGCCTACTTTTGAACCTATGAATGAAacacataaaattaaaatacagTCTTAACACACAGAAAATGAAATACTGCAGTAACTTAcacgttttttatttttcttttgtctaggACCTCTTGTTGTGACCTTAGGTCAGGTTGAGATGCTTAATGGGTGGAACTATAAGAAGTGGAGAAATCAGGTGGAATTTTATCTGTCCATGCATCAAAACATGGATCTTTGCCTCATAGAGGATCAGCCTTCTGAACTAGATTCTGAAAGTACCAATGAGGATAGGAGGCATTATAAGGAGTGGTATAGCAGCAACAGGAAAGCCAAAAATGTAATTAGGTGCACTATGTCAGACACAGTAAAAGGGTCTATAGTGGAGCCCGAGTTAGCCATGGACTTTCTGGAAGAAATTGCAGACAAATATAGAGAGAGTGACAAGGCTGAAGCAGCTAGGTTGTCTAGGAAGTTCAATGAACTAAGTTTCTCTGGGAAGGGCAGTGTGAGGGAGCACATTATGCAGCTAATTGACATTAACTCTAGGCTTAGAGACCTAGACATGGGAGTTAAAGATGAACAGGTGGTGCATGTGGCACTTCATTCTCTGCCAAACACCTACAGCAACCTGAGAACTTCATATAATGCTTTAGAGACCAAATGGAACCTGAACAAGCTAATCTcgatctgtgtggatgaggaggAAAGAATTAAGAGAGAGGGAGTACCAACCACTACAGTTAATCTGGTTGAGAAACCAAAGTGGAAAAAGCAGAATAAACTTAAGCCTAAGAAGACCACCATCACTAAAGTAGCTGGGAAACCTGCAGAAGCTAGAGCTGGAAAAGTCTTTAAATATAAGTGCTATTTCTGTAAAAAGATAGGGCACATGAAGAGGGACTGCAGTGGCCTTAAAGCTTGGATGATCAAGAAGGGTGAGTCATTTCCTAATTCAGTCTTTTCTCTAGAAGTTAATTTTATAAATGTAGATTCACACACTTATTGgttagattcaggctcacctattcatattaccaCCTCACTGCAGGGTATAACAAAGAGGAGGGCACCAAGGAAAAGTGAGCAGCAGGTCTGTGTGGGAAATGGAACAAGGGTAGCAGTTAAGGCTATTGGAACTCTGAAgatcgatttaggattaggcaAATTTATTTTTCTGGACAATGTTTATTATATTCCTTCTTTAAAAAGGAATCTTATTTCAGTAGGTCTTTTAGTTAGTATTGGATGCAAACTCATTATTGATTTTAGTGGAATAAAATTATTTCAGGGTTCTGAATACATTGGTTGTGGAATGTTTTCAAATAATTATTTGAGATTGGATTGTTCTGTTATTAAGCAGGAAATTCTATTGATTGAGAACAATGAAAACATGAATGCAGATAACAACATTACAGGTACTAAAAGAACTCTATTCAATAATAAGTCTGCAAAGCTATGGCACAGGAGACTAGGCCATATATCTAAAGAAAGACTTAAAACACTTGAGAAAAATAAGATTTTGCCTGCATTGGATTATACAGACTTGAATGATTGCATTGAATGTTTTAAAGGAAAATTGACtaactgcagaaagaaaaagGCCTTAAGAAGTCAAAATCTCTTAGAACTCATTCATACAGATATATGTGGTCCATTCAAATATAAAACACTCTGTGGAAATTTTTATTTCATCACATTTATAGACGACTTCTCTAGATACTGCTATATTTACTTGTtgtcagaaaaatcacaagctCTTGATGCATTCAAAATATACAAAACTGAAGTTGAATTGCaacttgaaaagaaaattaaagtagTGAGATCTGATAGAGGAGGAGAGTTCTATGGTAGACATACTGAAGCAGGCCAGCAAAAGGGACCTTTTGCACTTTATTTACAAGAAAATGGCATTAAGGCTCAGTATACAACTCCCTACAACCCTCAACAAAATGGAAcagcagaaagaaaaaatagaacctTGTTAAACATGGTGAGGAGTATGATGTGTACTTCAGGTCTGCCAAAATATTTATGGGGTGAGGCTCTTAAGACTGCAAATTACATTTGCAATAGATCACCTAGTAAATCTGTAGAAAAGACACCTTATGAGCTTTGGTGTGGAAAACAGCCAAGTTTGCATCACTGTCATGTTTGGGGATGCAAAGCTGAGGCTAAAACACCTAATGCCTTAACACAGAAGTTAGATCCAAAAACAGTGAGTTGCTATTTCATAGGATATTGTGAAAAATCCAAGGGATATAAATTTTATTCAGCTCATCATACAACCAGGACTTTTGAAACAAATCAAGCAAAGTTCTTAGATGAAGTGGTCTGTAATACAAGTTTTGAAGATTTATCTtcagaatttgaagaaattataGATATGAGACTTTAGAAAATTTTTTACCCTTAATACGTGAAGATGAAATGCAAACTGTTAGTTCAGAAAATGAAGTTGAAAATCAAAATTCAGTAGAACCAGTAGCCTTAGATGATCAAGCACCTGATATGGCTCAAAATATGCAATTAGAAAATGTTAACCCTCAGCTTAGGAGATCCCAGAGAGAAAGAAGACCAGTTTATGGAAAGGATAGTGATTATGCAGTTTACTTGCAAGAAATTGATGTCCTTGCAGAAGACAATGATCCATTGAGTTTTAAACATGCATTAGAAAGCAGTGAAGTTGAAGAATGGCAGAAAGCTATGGAAGCTGAGATTTCATCCATGAGTCAAAACAAAGTATGGGAGCTAGTTAAACCTGATCCAAACCAGAAAGCCATAGGATGCAAATGGGTGTTCAAGACAAAAAGGGATGTTAATGGTAACATAGAGAGGCATAAAGCTAGATTAGTAGCCAAGGGTTTCACACAAAAGGAAGGCATAGACTATACTGAAACTTTTTCTCCTGTATCCACAAAAGATTCATTTAGAATTATAATGGCTTTAGTGGCACATTATAATATGGAattgcaccaaatggatgttaaaacagcaTTTTTAAATGGGGAATTAGATGAAGtcatttatatgaagcagcctgAGGGTTTTGTGAAATCAGGAAAAGAAAACCATGTATGCAGACTAAAGAAATCCATTTATggacttaaacaagcttctaggcAATGGTATAAGAAGTTTGACTCTGTGATTTCATCATTTGGTTTTACAGAAAATATAGTTGATGAATGTGTGTACATGAAAACAGttggaaataattttatttttctcatactgtatgtggatgatattctTTTGGCTAGCAGCAACATTAAgttgcttaaagacaccaaaacTTTTCTGTCAaataattttgacatgaaagatttaGGAGAAGCCTCTTATGTTCTGGGAATTGAAATCAAGAGAGACAGAGCACATGGTTTATTAGGCTTATCTCAACAAAACTACATTTTAAAAGTTTTAAAGAGATTTGGGATGGAAACTTGTGCATCAGGTGAAGCTCCTATGACAAAAGGAGACAAACTGTCAAAGAATAAAAATTCCAAAAATGGGGGGAAGATGTCTAATATGGATagcaagccttatgctagactaaTAGGCAGCCTCATGTATGCACAGGTCTGTACTCGACCTGATTTAGCTTTTGCAGTTGGAATTTTATCTAGATTTCAATCAAACCCTACTCAAGAACATTGGACTGCAGGAAAAAAGGTACTTAGATACTTGCAGAGGACCAAATCTCACATGTTGGTATATAGGCAAGTCAAACAGTTGGAACTAGTTGGCTATACTGACTCAGACTTTGCAGGAAATTATCCAGATTCAAAGAAATCAACATCTGGTTATGtgttcatgcttgcaggaggggctgtggcatggaaaaccatgaaacagTCATTAGTCTCTACCTCCACTATGCAGGCTGAATTCATAGCCATTTATGAAGGAATGTGTGAAGGGTTATGGATTAAAAACTTTTTAATGCAGACCAATGTTTTAAGTTCGATTGTGTCAGATGCACTTAAGATTTACtgtgataatgaagctgcaGTATTTTTTGGCAAGAACAGTAAGAGATCCAACAACTCCAAGCATATTGATTTGAAGTACTatagtgtgagagagagagtgaagcaTGGTGAAGTCACTGTTTTGAATATTGACACAGAATCTCAACTTGCAGATCCATTTACCAAGGCTTTATCAGTTGTGAATTTTAAGAGACATACTGAGAACATGGGAGTATTACCTGATTTGAGAGCTTGAGTTCAGTGGGAGTGTTGAgtcattttttgaatttttatttctGTGTAGTAATTCCATCACAGgttttttttgaattttcagATACTTGTATTTTGCATCTGcaatttatcaataaaattgaggTATTCCAGAAAGAAACTATTTCATTGATAGTTAACTTGTGTGAGGCATTTATTTTAGTTATTTCATTTTGAATATATGTGTGTTATCAAGTGAACTGCTATGCTTGCATAGACTTACAGTTACAGAAGGACAACTACAAGTTCACTGGTGTTTAGAGGTTGTTGTCAAGATTTTGTTTTATCAAAATCATTATGATGGACTGTGAGCAGAATGGCATTACAGGTAGATATACTTGCCATATAGCTCTCTTGTTATCACTTAGAGCTCATGTGAATACAGTAGCTGATGTTAGTGATTTTTAACCAATGTGTTTGTTCCAAACTTAGTTGGTTCTGAATTCTGCATTAGTTTATGTACTTGACCGAGCTGAATGAGATATGAGTTTTTACATGTTTCAAGTGCACACTTCAGTTGTTGTTTGATTCAAGTTATTAGTTGAATTGTTCTGCAAATAGACAAtgttagtccaagtgggagaatgttggAATTAAGTGGACTTAACATTATCTAAAAGCATTAAGTAAATAGAACAATTGATCTAgctaaataaataacaagaaatatgtGATTATAACTCTAATTCCAGTCACCTATCGAGATGTATATCTCTTGATAGGAGTAGGACTCTCATTGTTAATAACCTGATTAACATGAAGTGTTTGTGATAAGTTTAAGTCTCCTAAACTGATAAACATGAAGTAAAACAaggactccttatgggatgagtccGAGGATAAGTTTTGGCCAATATATAAGGAGGAGAAAGTCCCTATGTTCAACACTGCATTTTGCATACATTCtcagccccattctgaagcATCTGGTGTTGAAACATAGAAGACTTTCTTCCATTGTGCAGCTGCTCGTTCGTGATCTCAGAAGATGTCTGCCTCGATGAATGCTCTTGGACAAGCTGTGACTGCAGGGATTGAAAGTGTCAATCCAGGTGATTACTCCTACCGGGACTAGGAAAGCTTCTGGTGTGCTGCATAATTGTTTTGCTCTTGTGCAGGTTGTGTGTGTTATGTGGTTTGTGATATGATCTTGTGTGCATCATGTATTCTTACAGATGCCCCATACTGGAGGGGAGATTACCTGAAAACCTTGATCTATTATCGAAGCTTGCCATTGATGGATGTGGGCAATTGGTGGTTTCAATTACCAGTTATAAACGTCTTCGTGATTTGAAAATTCATGATTGCAAAATGCTGGTACATACAAGTGGGGTTGAATTTGAGTTACTAGAGGCGATGGAGCTTTCATGTATATCAGAGTTTAGACTCCACATGGACGGATTCAAGAGAGACTTCACAAAGCTTAAAAATCTGAGAATTACTAGTTGTAAGGAGCTGACATCTTTATGGAAAAATGAGGATAGATTGCTGCAACGTCCGATTTATAAAGGAAACAGCTCTCACTCTTACTTTGTTCAAGAGTTGAAGTCACTTCAATGTCTTCACATAAATGATTGCTCAAATCTAGTTTCTTTTTCAAAGCTTGGCCTGCCACCTTCTCTTAAAGAAATAATGATTGTGCGGTGCAGTTCTCTTACAAGATGCCAGATACCCCCAAATGTAAGAAGTCTATACATCGATTCCTGCACAAACTTGGAATCATTAGCGGGGGAGGACAAGAAAGGTGAGGATCCTtcatcttctttttctccttgtTTGATACAAGAGGAGGCATCCTGCCTCGAGTACTTGAGCATAGCGAATTGTCCATCTCTTACAACCTTATCATCCACAGGCCAGCTAGCCAGGGGACTTAAACATCTTATCATATTTTATTGTCACCAGCTAGAATCAATAACCGATAGCTTCCATGCTAACACCTTCCTTGAAGAAATTGATATTAGGATTTGTGGAAATCTTAAATCGTTA
Protein-coding regions in this window:
- the LOC133716121 gene encoding putative disease resistance protein At3g14460 produces the protein MYSYRCPILEGRLPENLDLLSKLAIDGCGQLVVSITSYKRLRDLKIHDCKMLVHTSGVEFELLEAMELSCISEFRLHMDGFKRDFTKLKNLRITSCKELTSLWKNEDRLLQRPIYKGNSSHSYFVQELKSLQCLHINDCSNLVSFSKLGLPPSLKEIMIVRCSSLTRCQIPPNVRSLYIDSCTNLESLAGEDKKGEDPSSSFSPCLIQEEASCLEYLSIANCPSLTTLSSTGQLARGLKHLIIFYCHQLESITDSFHANTFLEEIDIRICGNLKSLPEGLCDLTNLQVFKIWDCESLVSFPRGGLPTRTSNLKEIDVLMNCDNLEALPKDMQNLHCLQSLRISYCEGFAPFLDKGLPPNLTFLEIRNLNSCRPLLEAQGLHRLTSLRALDIRGNDSQLVSFPPDKEMVLPKSLILLHIEGFPNLRHLSSKGFQFLPSLESLQVISCPKLASIPEEGLPLSLTQLHIFFCPLLVKNCRPGKGQYWHSIARIPFIWIKGDKGADIFRS